In the Oceanithermus desulfurans genome, one interval contains:
- a CDS encoding TIGR04053 family radical SAM/SPASM domain-containing protein produces MRPDFDRYPFLVAWEMTHACDLACKHCRASAEPDPLPGEITTEEAFRFLEEMATYKPKPILLPTGGDPLKRHDLWEILEKARELGIKIGITPAVTPLLTHEVIDRFKELDVHAMAVSLDGASAETHDEFRGVPGTFELAVDALKYARSIGLPTQINTTVTKQTRPELPGLADLGRDLGISAWEVFFLVPVGRGALLQQLSAEEYEEVLRWLYQVSKTHKLHIRTTEAPHFRRVVIQERMKSAEADHALVQNKRGVHMHDAYGFVFISSQGEVFPSGFLAMSAGNIKERSLLDIYQNSELFRKLRDRSYLKGKCRVCEFGNVCWGSRARAWAETGDPFESETRCAYVPEAWKAEVAGD; encoded by the coding sequence ATGCGCCCGGACTTTGACCGCTACCCGTTCCTAGTCGCCTGGGAGATGACCCACGCCTGCGATCTGGCCTGCAAGCACTGCCGGGCCAGCGCCGAGCCCGACCCGCTCCCCGGGGAGATCACCACCGAGGAGGCCTTCCGCTTCCTCGAGGAGATGGCCACCTACAAGCCCAAGCCCATCCTGCTGCCCACGGGCGGCGATCCGCTCAAACGGCACGACCTCTGGGAAATTCTGGAAAAGGCGCGCGAGCTGGGCATCAAGATCGGCATCACCCCCGCGGTCACCCCGCTACTCACCCACGAGGTGATCGACCGCTTCAAGGAGCTCGACGTGCACGCCATGGCCGTGAGCCTCGACGGCGCCAGCGCCGAGACCCACGACGAGTTCCGCGGCGTGCCCGGCACCTTCGAGCTGGCGGTGGACGCGCTCAAGTACGCCCGCTCGATCGGTCTCCCGACCCAGATCAACACCACGGTCACCAAGCAGACGAGGCCCGAACTGCCGGGGCTCGCCGATCTGGGCCGCGACCTGGGCATCTCTGCCTGGGAGGTCTTCTTCCTGGTTCCGGTGGGGCGCGGGGCCCTGCTGCAGCAGCTCAGCGCCGAGGAGTACGAAGAGGTGCTGCGCTGGCTCTACCAGGTCTCCAAGACCCACAAGCTGCACATCCGCACCACCGAGGCGCCCCACTTCCGCCGCGTCGTCATCCAGGAGCGGATGAAGAGCGCGGAGGCCGACCACGCCCTGGTGCAGAACAAGCGCGGCGTCCACATGCACGACGCCTACGGCTTCGTCTTCATCAGCTCGCAGGGCGAGGTCTTTCCCTCGGGCTTCCTAGCGATGAGCGCGGGCAACATCAAGGAGCGGAGCCTGCTCGACATCTACCAGAACTCCGAGCTCTTCCGCAAACTGCGGGACCGCAGCTACCTGAAGGGCAAGTGCCGCGTCTGCGAGTTCGGCAACGTCTGCTGGGGCAGCCGCGCCCGCGCCTGGGCCGAGACGGGCGACCCCTTCGAGTCGGAGACCCGCTGCGCCTACGTGCCCGAGGCCTGGAAGGCCGAGGTGGCGGGGGACTGA
- a CDS encoding Ig-like domain-containing protein: MEKFGFRFGHPRSWTAVALTAALALFVSACGGTPPSDTTAPQLTGHTPASGATGVLLASPIVLEFDEAIAPASISPASLKVLDGSQELGYTAAPSADGKTLTLTLTSAPAALPAQLTVQLNGLADAAGNPVQASFAFTTADDWIKLGDYVQEDLSGDADHPSAALDADGRLVVAYDYAASAGYRIAVRRWNGSAWENIGAPFNSGSSDGAQNPDLVLDSTGNPVVAWVEYNATNRNNVFVRHWDGSQWKPYTNSGEILDLTDSNSATTPTIALTSNDDPAVAFAEQSTVSGTTAWHVYHGGFDGNLGWIFQSSPDNYASGEDASSPVAAMNSDNEMVLAWVENSASGKGIYVKNVATGFLGTLPLKHADGDFIPYMDMALDTDGNPVVVWREQSNGSGLYAKRYDGSAWQNFGSSDLVNASGFYLAMALDASGYPVIAYSASNGGSTNLLVTRWDGAAWVALPGSVNLDPTQELYSFDCVLDGNGNPVVVWGEDDGSGGFVLHAARYNGLAK, encoded by the coding sequence ATGGAGAAGTTTGGATTTCGTTTCGGTCACCCCCGCAGCTGGACCGCGGTGGCGCTAACGGCCGCCCTGGCCCTCTTCGTATCAGCCTGCGGCGGCACCCCCCCGTCCGACACCACCGCGCCGCAGCTGACGGGCCACACCCCCGCCTCCGGCGCCACCGGCGTGCTCCTGGCCAGCCCCATCGTGCTGGAGTTCGACGAGGCCATCGCCCCTGCGAGCATCTCGCCTGCCAGCTTGAAGGTTCTGGACGGCAGCCAGGAGCTCGGCTACACGGCCGCGCCCTCCGCCGACGGCAAGACCCTGACGCTCACCCTTACGTCCGCGCCCGCGGCGCTGCCCGCGCAGCTGACGGTGCAGCTCAACGGCCTGGCCGACGCCGCGGGGAACCCCGTCCAGGCTTCGTTCGCCTTCACCACCGCCGACGACTGGATCAAGCTGGGCGACTACGTCCAGGAAGACCTCTCCGGGGACGCCGACCACCCTTCGGCTGCCCTCGACGCCGACGGTCGATTGGTCGTGGCCTACGACTACGCCGCCAGCGCCGGCTACCGCATCGCCGTCCGCCGCTGGAACGGCAGCGCCTGGGAAAACATCGGGGCCCCCTTCAACTCCGGGTCCAGCGACGGCGCCCAAAACCCCGACCTGGTGCTCGACTCGACCGGCAACCCCGTGGTGGCCTGGGTGGAATACAACGCCACCAACCGCAACAACGTCTTCGTGCGTCACTGGGACGGCAGCCAGTGGAAGCCCTACACCAACAGCGGCGAGATCCTCGACCTAACGGATTCCAATAGCGCCACCACTCCCACCATCGCACTCACCAGCAACGACGATCCCGCCGTGGCATTTGCGGAACAATCCACGGTTTCCGGAACCACTGCCTGGCACGTGTACCACGGGGGCTTCGACGGCAATCTTGGCTGGATTTTCCAAAGCAGCCCCGACAACTACGCATCGGGTGAGGACGCTTCGAGCCCCGTCGCCGCCATGAACTCGGACAACGAGATGGTCCTGGCCTGGGTGGAAAACTCCGCCAGCGGCAAGGGCATCTACGTCAAGAACGTCGCCACGGGCTTCCTTGGCACGCTCCCCCTCAAGCACGCCGACGGCGACTTCATCCCCTACATGGACATGGCGCTCGATACCGACGGCAACCCGGTGGTGGTCTGGCGTGAGCAAAGCAACGGCAGCGGCCTCTACGCCAAGCGCTACGACGGCAGCGCCTGGCAGAACTTCGGCTCGAGCGACCTGGTGAACGCCAGCGGCTTCTACCTGGCCATGGCGCTCGACGCTTCGGGCTACCCGGTCATCGCCTACAGCGCCTCCAACGGCGGCAGCACCAACCTGCTCGTAACCCGCTGGGACGGCGCGGCCTGGGTCGCGCTTCCGGGCAGCGTAAACCTGGACCCAACGCAGGAACTGTACAGCTTCGACTGCGTTCTCGACGGCAACGGCAACCCCGTCGTGGTCTGGGGCGAAGACGACGGCAGCGGCGGCTTCGTGCTGCACGCCGCCCGCTACAACGGCCTGGCCAAGTAA